A stretch of the Festucalex cinctus isolate MCC-2025b chromosome 20, RoL_Fcin_1.0, whole genome shotgun sequence genome encodes the following:
- the slc22a17 gene encoding solute carrier family 22 member 17, whose protein sequence is MTSPDSPPLVSPSPCPAPPPSLPTSPVPSSPAPSSSSLPVPPSLPPTGEVMVLALGRKKQRVLIFLSILPNLFLAFLLSSDPLIILSSPHHCHLPGPAPSPEVLNVSLPWEKGLRPGGNGDLSQCKQYANGSQTVVVDCQAGWDYNITEGLKNNIVTEWDLVCDRYWLVPVEEVCFILGALTGCLGLGFTADRIGRSKTLLTSLTLSVVFGVLVCVSPYPSIFIVMRFCLAAASAGVYLTLYISRLELCEPSRRLIATVLAGLMTVSGELLLLAVGLGCQSWRGLLGAGTAPLMLFLSYGIPGVFPESPRWLLLSERHGDMNSFNERGNSNRDVRDDESFTEIDSEPTPSSRPHLSFPELFHSRNIWKNLCVLGFTSFISHGISHCYSSFRGDVGGTAPGFYWTYLLLVCTGGGAWVLLWATVDRWGRRGILLFSMTMTGLASLILLGLIKYLSETAITVFSVMGLFSSQAAASLSILLTAEIMPTVIRGTGVGAVLALGCVGRLSSPLMDLRNHYGYFLHHVVYSTLALLAVLSILLLPESKRKPLPQTLADGEQYRRPPLGRRRRDNVPLLATPNPET, encoded by the exons ATGACATCGCCAGACTCCCCCCCTCTTGTTTCCCCTTCCCCATGTCCCGCCCCTCCTCCATCCCTCCCCACGTCCCCCGTGCCTTCCTCCCCTGCcccgtcctcctcctccctcccagTCCCACCCTCACTGCCTCCCACGGGAGAGGTGATGGTCCTGGCTCTGGGTCGTAAGAAACAAAGGGTCCTGATCTTTTTGTCCATCCTTCCAAATCTCTTCCTGGCCTTCCTGCTCTCCTCTGACCCCCTCATCATCCTTTCCTCACCACACCACTGCCACCTGCCCGGGCCCGCGCCGTCACCCGAGGTGCTGAACGTCTCTCTGCCCTGGGAGAAGGGCTTGAGGCCTGGCGGGAACGGAGATCTTTCCCAGTGTAAGCAGTATGCCAACGGGAGTCAGACGGTGGTGGTGGACTGCCAGGCCGGCTGGGATTATAACATCACGGAAGGGCTGAAGAACAACATTGTAACTGAG TGGGATCTGGTGTGTGATCGCTATTGGCTGGTCCCCGTGGAGGAGGTTTGCTTCATCTTGGGGGCTCTGACTGGTTGTCTTGGACTAGGTTTTACTGCTGACAG AATTGGCCGCTCCAAGACCTTGCTGACGTCACTCACTCTGTCAGTGGTGTTTGGCGTTTTGGTGTGCGTCTCCCCGTACCCTTCCATCTTCATCGTCATGCGCTTCTGTCTGGCGGCTGCGAGCGCTGGCGTCTACCTCACCCTCTACATCTCTC GCCTGGAGTTGTGTGAGCCTTCACGGAGGCTGATAGCTACTGTACTAGCGGGTCTGATGACCGTTTCTGGGGAGCTGCTGCTTCTGGCAGTGGGCCTTGGCTGTCAGTCCTGGAGAGGTCTGTTGGGAGCCGGTACTGCCCCGCTAATGCTTTTCCTCAGCTACGG CATTCCTGGAGTTTTTCCAGAGTCTCCTCGCTGGCTCCTTCTGTCTGAGCGACATGGAGACATGAACTCCTTCAACGAGAGGGGAAACTCCAACAGAGATGTGAGGGATGATGAGAGCTTCACAG AGATCGATTCGGAACCAACACCCTCCTCACGTCCCCACCTTTCCTTCCCTGAGCTCTTCCACAGCAGAAACATCTGGAAGAACCTATGTGTGCTCGGCTTCACCTC ATTCATCTCTCACGGCATCAGCCACTGCTACAGCTCTTTCCGTGGTGATGTCGGAGGCACGGCTCCCGGCTTCTATTGGACGTACCTTCTGTTGGTGTGCACGGGGGGCGGCGCATGGGTGTTGCTGTGGGCGACCGTCGACAGGTGGGGCCGCCGCGGCATTCTTCTGTTCTCCATGACGATGACGGGCCTGGCCTCCCTGATCCTCCTGGGACTCATAAAGT ATCTCAGTGAGACTGCCATCACCGTTTTCTCCGTGATGGGCCTCTTCTCCTCGCAGGCCGCCGCCTCCCTCTCCATTCTCTTAACTGCGGAGATCATGCCCACCGTCATCAG AGGGACGGGCGTGGGCGCCGTGCTGGCCCTGGGTTGCGTGGGTCGCCTCAGCTCGCCACTCATGGACCTGAGGAACCACTACGGCTACTTCCTGCACCACGTGGTCTACTCCACCCTGGCCCTGCTGGCCGTCCTGTCCATCCTGCTGCTGCCCGAGAGCAAGAGGAAGCCTCTGCCTCAGACCCTGGCCGACGGCGAGCAGTACCGGCGTCCCCCGCTGGGCAGGAGGAGGCGGGACAACGTGCCGCTGTTGGCCACGCCCAACCCGGAGACTTAA
- the LOC144009276 gene encoding uncharacterized protein LOC144009276: MLSSAMVTVLAPSYSGRLRRSKRFDTTGSLETLANFPGGANSEASRPQGFNMSRAQSRTPFLSMRQNTTGWSKSVPQSLDYELKSKGTRTVSLDGSAKATEIKKAQSSTTWDLYGQKSTPQDGQPVRRSSLSSKPTTSSLLLSLRRLNNQTMNSNNTTPSEVKPMTLKIGQDAKLFSTQATQPFHKPLERQRFKPLPSSLTVSPMEPETEPLSSSSLTNESKRGISKTSLFSSLTNKVTTDTPKQPQTMNRAQPRLSSSRQTFVSQPPTDNEKNRIGSGRGLSLFSDSAGSSHKYIQYDSVVPSERGAPSRNTPGSSSCRWQQNSQKGSPTPVLTDTPNIINKPNTPLIPLHNNNCDTPALSLTNNKSLNCQISNSSNRGTTDPVCNGSINPVMKRGPGRVKEKHSDYSLDRAEFAKQLHDSSLKKLEAQKAQSWPDAHPPLSQPKDSKKRDVINGSIKAHVSELRHFVLNPNSTASPDSKYRNYQSSHITNNSHQSTTIKQCSSLDSTNALTNQAVPSKNAGFSQDPNGSPSFQSKPDSSQTNVNTSSLIGSTSQSKVSNIATINGPLHIIENYAATSKPFQPKDVSHHVPTVNGSPATPTKVTSTSTLTTSPLQIPPATTISPTRKVGGILTNQSETENKKSTSGHGKKVKHVMWEDSENFEPTKSPEPSVLTSPLSRSRSQRLIRAPSIFSFLRLSSQNTKNTPLCTTPRKTNLQVGKGEKYRSLSSDSADQTSREGGDCKQNPSDAMSFDQERREVIPCRLQRSRSLQADEFLYHTSALSPSPDFSNGYKIRYSSPPYTTLISSRGEMKKPTPRTSLFQNFNSNSKYTSNHPLRSHSVADANSPSLRISQKTPSPLQNKTLSYENLLYGVSQTNEINNNNYKSTCRNQQTGRILLIESRVDVIPQTLQSSKMDINASAPKNTKPESSQLFTKTVPSVEAKTSERSHRSLSHSNQSSSSSSSTESRSVGDEVSNKRMKESVMAKFKLFSADSNNEQSPKRRRFIVKKSVSVPNSENEKANKTSNKMDQVINKLRQTFSTKRTDEVLPRKSRRASETPSVSGLSDASDATVEGNRTAERKEQKVELKDDKRAKHGEEWTRNRYSLIPTLSVQNSTTENDFFIWPDQSSPKDQDKISFGHKKLSDPTDVKNRATNCLLSVGPSPSRSPKLSGGQCTKFRTSTSSSKSPFSPFSSLSPHSPFSSSDVAEDNVFYSPKIQRRRETSSPCEPVERISLVSSRRSWASTGPPSTGPIQDEASCYADLKYGIEPGRSVSVSSVLSSRPSGPGRISTGPRFMSVDDLSESDPTYRNADEDFNQWLERNSNHSQISQMQSYFPSDAGKARSRSLPRSLTRRLAQWSSGVSVCPPADATASMSPHLWNPNMNTCHFDWETVSPPTPPPTPPLSPQARRMSKPPSLSSPNFSSPAGEPMDSQSPRLHLPTLGYNSSLSNFEESSDSSSDTTTDDEYYLEKSDDEEKETEL; the protein is encoded by the coding sequence ATGTTGTCCTCTGCTATGGTGACGGTTCTTGCCCCCTCTTATAGTGGCCGACTTCGACGGTCCAAAAGGTTCGATACAACAGGCAGTCTGGAAACTTTGGCAAATTTTCCAGGTGGGGCCAACTCTGAGGCAAGTCGTCCTCAGGGGTTTAACATGTCGCGAGCCCAGTCAAGAACTCCGTTTCTGAGTATGAGGCAGAACACAACGGGCTGGTCCAAAAGTGTTCCTCAAAGTTTGGACTATGAATTGAAAAGCAAAGGTACGAGAACAGTCTCTTTGGATGGAAGCGCTAAAGCGAcagaaatcaagaaagctcaaTCAAGTACTACCTGGGATCTATATGGGCAAAAAAGCACTCCACAAGATGGTCAACCAGTGAGACGCTCATCTTTGAGTTCAAAACCAACAACAAGCAGTCTTCTTCTGTCGCTAAGAAGACTAAACAACCAAACCATGAACTCTAATAACACTACTCCATCTGAGGTCAAGCCAATGACTTTGAAGATTGGCCAAGATGCAAAACTCTTCTCAACACAGGCGACTCAACCCTTTCACAAACCACTTGAGAGGCAAAGATTTAAGCCGCTTCCCTCTTCTTTGACCGTTTCACCAATGGAACCTGAGACGGAACCACTTAGTTCTTCATCATTGACGAATGAGAGTAAAAGAGGCATATCGAAAACAAGCTTGTTTTCCTCTTTAACAAACAAAGTAACAACTGACACACCCAAACAACCACAAACAATGAATAGGGCACAGCCAAGACTTTCAAGCTCCAGACAAACATTTGTCAGTCAACCACCAACGGACAATGAAAAGAATCGGATAGGTTCAGGCAGAGGCTTAAGCCTGTTTTCTGACAGTGCTGGATCTtcacataaatatatacaatatgaCTCTGTTGTGCCCTCGGAACGTGGTGCACCTTCCAGAAACACACCTGGGTCATCTTCTTGCCGGTGGCAACAAAATAGCCAGAAGGGCAGTCCAACTCCAGTTCTCACCGACACACCCAACATCATAAACAAGCCAAACACACCCTTAATTCCTCTACACAACAATAATTGTGACACACCAGCTCTAAGTCTAACCAATAACAAAAGCCTTAACTGTCAAATCTCCAATAGTAGCAATAGAGGCACAACAGATCCAGTTTGCAATGGAAGCATCAATCCTGTGATGAAGAGAGGACCTGGTCGAGTCAAAGAGAAACATTCTGACTATTCACTTGACAGAGCAGAGTTTGCCAAACAACTTCATGATtccagtttaaaaaaactaGAAGCGCAAAAGGCTCAAAGTTGGCCTGATGCACACCCTCCTCTGAGTCAACCAAAAGATTCCAAGAAGCGTGATGTGATTAATGGCTCAATTAAAGCACATGTGAGTGAATTGCGTCACTTTGTGTTAAACCCAAATAGCACTGCGTCTCCAGACAGCAAATACAGAAATTATCAGAGTTCACACATAACAAATAACTCTCACCAAAGCACGACAATTAAGCAATGTTCATCTCTTGATAGCACCAACGCTCTCACGAATCAGGCTGTTCCTTCTAAAAATGCTGGTTTCTCACAAGATCCAAATGGCAGTCCTTCATTTCAGTCCAAGCCAGATTCTTCTCAGACCAATGTTAACACTTCATCATTGATCGGCTCTACATCCCAATCAAAAGTCTCCAATATAGCCACCATCAACGGACCTCTTCACATTATAGAAAATTATGCTGCCACCTCAAAGCCTTTTCAACCAAAAGACGTATCCCACCATGTACCAACGGTAAACGGTAGCCCTGCAACGCCCACCAAAGTGACTTCTACCAGTACACTCACAACATCACCTCTCCAAATACCCCCTGCCACCACAATCAGTCCAACCCGAAAAGTGGGAGGAATAttaaccaaccaatcagaaacagaaaataaaaaatccacctcAGGACATGGTAAGAAAGTGAAACATGTCATGTGGGAGGACTCTGAGAATTTTGAACCCACTAAGAGTCCAGAGCCATCTGTCCTGACGAGTCCACTATCTCGCTCGAGGTCTCAACGACTAATCAGAGCCCCATCGatcttttcttttctaagattgAGCagccaaaacacaaaaaacactcCTCTTTGCACTACGCCACGCAAGACAAACTTGCAGGTGGGGAAAGGAGAGAAGTATCGATCTTTGTCTTCTGACTCTGCGGATCAAACCTCGAGAGAGGGAGGAGATTGTAAACAAAACCCCAGTGATGCAATGAGCTTTGATCAAGAGAGAAGGGAAGTAATTCCATGCAGACTGCAGAGGTCACGGTCATTGCAGGCCGATGAATTCCTGTATCACACATCTGCCCTCTCGCCCTCTCCCGACTTTTCAAATGGATACAAGATCCGTTACAGTTCCCCACCGTATACCACTCTCATCTCCAGCCGTGGTGAAATGAAGAAGCCCACTCCTCGGACGTCTCTCTTCCAAAATTTTAACTCCAACTCAAAGTATACCTCAAATCATCCCTTACGTTCTCATTCAGTTGCAGATGCAAACTCACCGTCGCTTAGAATTTCACAAAAAACACCCTCTCCGCTGCAGAACAAAACATTAtcatatgaaaatttattgtatGGTGTTTCACAAACAAAtgaaatcaacaacaacaactacaagAGCACATGCCGTAATCAACAAACTGGTCGCATATTACTCATCGAGAGCAGAGTTGATGTCATCCCGCAAACTCTGCAAAGttcaaaaatggacataaatGCCTCCGCTCCAAAGAACACAAAGCCTGAATCATCGCAACTTTTTACAAAGACGGTCCCATCTGTGGAGGCAAAGACAAGTGAACGATCACACCGAAGTCTGAGTCATTCAAATCAAAGCTCAAGCAGCAGCAGCTCAACAGAGAGTCGGTCTGTCGGTGATGAAGTTAGCAACAAGAGAATGAAGGAGAGTGTGATGGCTAAATTCAAACTGTTCTCAGCAGATAGCAACAATGAGCAAAGCCCAAAGAGACGCCGCTTTATTGTGAAGAAAAGTGTCAGTgtgccaaactcagaaaacgaGAAGGCCAATAAGACTTCGAATAAAATGGACCAGGTTATCAACAAACTGAGGCAAACGTTCAGCACTAAACGAACTGATGAGGTACTTCCACGGAAATCAAGGCGAGCCTCTGAAACACCCTCTGTCAGTGGACTGAGCGATGCTAGTGACGCCACAGTTGAGGGCAACAGAACTGCCGAGCGTAAAGAACAAAAGGTTGAGCTGAAGGACGATAAAAGGGCAAAACATGGTGAAGAGTGGACACGAAACAGATACTCCCTCATACCAACCTTATCTGTACAAAACTCCACGacagaaaatgacttttttatttGGCCAGACCAGTCGAGTCCCAAAGACCAAGACAAAATCAGTTTTGGTCACAAAAAATTGTCTGACCCGACTGATGTTAAGAACAGAGCAACAAACTGTCTTCTGTCTGTAGGTCCTAGTCCCAGTAGAAGCCCTAAACTCTCAGGTGGTCAGTGTACTAAATTCAGGACGTCAACATCAAGCTCCAAAAGTCCATTCTCCCCCTTCTCCTCTCTTTCCCCCCACTCACCATTTTCCTCATCCGATGTGGCAGAGGACAATGTCTTCTACAGTCCAAAGATTCAGCGCCGAAGGGAGACCTCATCACCGTGTGAGCCGGTGGAAAGAATCAGCTTGGTGAGTTCACGGAGAAGCTGGGCCTCCACGGGTCCGCCAAGCACAGGTCCAATACAGGACGAGGCATCATGCTATGCTGATTTAAAGTACGGCATTGAGCCAGGGAGGTCCGTTTCTGTGAGCTCAGTACTCTCCAGTCGGCCGTCGGGGCCCGGACGGATCTCCACTGGCCCCAGATTCATGAGTGTGGATGACCTTTCGGAATCGGACCCAACTTACAGAAATGCTGATGAGGATTTTAATCAGTGGTTGGAGAGGAATTCCAATCATAGTCAAATCAGTCAGATGCAGTCTTACTTCCCCAGTGATGCCGGGAAAGCGAGATCAAGATCTCTTCCTCGATCGCTGACTCGTCGTCTGGCCCAGTGGAGCTCGGGGGTCTCTGTTTGTCCGCCTGCAGACGCCACGGCATCAATGTCACCCCATCTTTGGAACCCCAACATGAACACTTGTCACTTTGACTGGGAGACAGTGAGCCCCCCAACTCCTCCTCCAACACCTCCTTTGTCACCACAGGCCAGACGCATGTCCAAACCTCCCAGCCTTTCCTCGCCTAATTTTTCCAGCCCAGCTGGAGAACCAATGGACAGCCAGTCCCCCAGGTTGCATTTGCCCACTCTGGGTTATAACTCCAGCCTAAGCAACTTTGAAGAGTCGTCAGACAGCAGCTCGGATACAACAACAGATGATGAATATTACTTAGAAAAAAGTGACGATGAAGAAAAGGAGACCGAATTGTGA